In Gordonia iterans, the following proteins share a genomic window:
- a CDS encoding vWA domain-containing protein, whose protein sequence is MTINRHHRSRYQRYTGGPDPLAPPVDLREALGAIGDDVMSGVSPERALREFLRRGGRDFSGLDRLAEMANRRRRELLESRNLDGTFEEIRKLLDDAVLDERKQLARDLDDEARFKEMQIGSLPPSTAQAVRELADYDWRSSSAREKYRQISDLLGREVLDQRFAGMKQALEGASEHDRQQISAMLADLNALLDAHNRGEDTTEQFAEFMDRHGQYFPEDPQNTDELIDALAHRSAAAQQFFNSLTPEQQAELAELSQQAFGSPELMNQLSQMDAALRAARPDLDWDSDRRFSGDQPMGLGEGAAALRDIGELEQLAEQLSQGYAGAQLEDVDLETLARQLGDEAAADAHTLAELDRALKEQGFFHRAPDGRLTLSPKAMRQLGQAILRDIAEQLSTRSGERRSDTAGRLGEPTGATREWAYGDTEPWDVTRTITNSVLRTVAESPSGPEALAAMGSGGVRIDLNDVEVTDTEARNTAAVVLLVDTSFSMVMEGRWTPMKRTALALNHLISTRFRSDELHLIEFGRHARDTTVAELTGLEPRMEQGTNLHHALLLAQRHLRRFPNAQPVVLVVTDGEPTAHVEPNGEAFFFYPPHPQTIGLTVRELDHLARMGTQITIFQLGDDPGLVRFVDRIARRIGGRVVSPDLDGLGAAVVGDYLRSRRG, encoded by the coding sequence ATGACGATCAACCGACACCACCGTTCCCGTTATCAGCGGTACACCGGCGGCCCCGATCCGCTGGCACCGCCGGTCGATCTGCGTGAGGCGCTCGGCGCGATCGGGGACGACGTGATGTCCGGGGTCTCACCCGAACGCGCGCTGCGCGAATTCCTCCGGCGCGGCGGGCGGGACTTCAGCGGCCTGGACCGGCTCGCCGAGATGGCGAACCGACGACGGCGGGAGCTCCTCGAGTCACGCAATCTCGACGGCACCTTCGAGGAGATCCGGAAGCTGCTCGACGACGCCGTCCTCGACGAGCGCAAGCAACTCGCCCGCGACCTCGACGACGAAGCCCGGTTCAAGGAGATGCAGATCGGCAGTCTGCCGCCCTCCACGGCGCAGGCGGTTCGCGAACTGGCCGACTACGACTGGCGGAGCAGCAGTGCCCGGGAGAAGTACCGGCAGATCTCCGACCTGCTCGGCCGCGAGGTCCTGGACCAGCGATTCGCCGGGATGAAGCAGGCGCTCGAGGGTGCGAGCGAGCACGACCGGCAGCAGATCTCGGCGATGCTGGCCGATCTCAACGCGCTGCTCGATGCGCACAATCGCGGCGAGGACACCACCGAGCAGTTCGCCGAGTTCATGGACCGGCACGGTCAGTACTTCCCGGAGGACCCGCAGAACACCGACGAGCTGATCGACGCACTGGCGCACAGATCCGCTGCGGCGCAGCAGTTCTTCAACTCGCTCACGCCGGAGCAGCAGGCCGAGCTCGCGGAGCTCTCACAGCAGGCGTTCGGGTCGCCGGAGCTGATGAATCAGCTCTCGCAGATGGACGCGGCACTGCGGGCGGCGCGGCCCGATCTGGACTGGGACAGCGACCGGCGATTCTCCGGCGATCAGCCGATGGGCCTGGGGGAGGGCGCGGCGGCGCTCCGGGACATCGGAGAGCTCGAACAGCTCGCCGAGCAGCTGTCGCAGGGCTACGCCGGCGCCCAGCTGGAGGACGTGGATCTGGAGACGCTCGCCCGGCAACTCGGTGACGAGGCCGCGGCAGACGCGCACACCCTGGCCGAACTGGACCGGGCGCTGAAAGAACAGGGCTTCTTCCACCGTGCGCCGGACGGCAGGCTGACGCTCTCCCCGAAGGCGATGCGGCAGCTCGGGCAGGCGATCCTGCGTGATATCGCCGAACAACTGTCCACCCGCTCCGGCGAACGACGGTCGGACACCGCGGGCCGGCTCGGTGAGCCGACCGGAGCGACCCGGGAGTGGGCCTACGGCGACACCGAACCGTGGGACGTGACCCGCACGATCACCAATTCGGTCCTGCGCACCGTCGCCGAATCGCCGAGCGGACCGGAGGCGCTGGCCGCGATGGGATCCGGCGGTGTCCGGATCGACCTGAACGACGTCGAGGTGACCGACACCGAAGCCCGGAACACCGCCGCCGTCGTGCTGCTGGTGGACACCTCCTTCTCGATGGTCATGGAGGGACGGTGGACCCCGATGAAGCGCACCGCGCTCGCCCTGAACCACCTGATCTCGACACGCTTCCGCTCGGACGAACTGCACTTGATCGAGTTCGGCAGGCACGCCCGCGACACCACCGTCGCCGAGCTCACCGGGCTGGAGCCGCGGATGGAGCAGGGCACCAACCTGCATCACGCGTTGCTGTTGGCGCAGCGGCATCTGCGGCGCTTCCCGAACGCGCAACCGGTGGTGCTGGTGGTGACCGACGGCGAGCCCACCGCGCACGTGGAGCCGAACGGAGAGGCCTTCTTCTTCTATCCGCCGCACCCGCAGACCATCGGCCTGACGGTGCGCGAACTGGATCATCTCGCGCGCATGGGTACGCAGATCACCATCTTCCAACTCGGCGACGACCCGGGGCTGGTGCGCTTCGTCGACCGGATCGCCCGGCGGATCGGCGGCCGCGTGGTGAGCCCGGATCTGGACGGACTGGGCGCCGCGGTGGTGGGCGACTACCTCCGCTCGCGGCGCGGCTGA
- a CDS encoding ATP-binding cassette domain-containing protein, whose amino-acid sequence MSAISHAPAPEDTAVRVRDLTKRYGDKTVLDRIDFDIPKDVICGLFGRNGSGKTTIMSILTAQNFADSGRAEVFGAEAYENPAVLQRMCFVRESQKYPDDAKPKHAFAIAELFFPNWSSELAERLIDDFRLPMNTRIKKLSRGQLSAVGVIIGLASRADVTFFDEPYLGLDAVARQIFYDRLLADYAEHPRTVVISSHLIDEISNLIEQVLVVDDEHIVVNESVDALRERAFSVVGAESVVDEFVTGREELHRERLGPVASVTVLGSLSDDERRRLAAAGLTTAPVALQELIVRLTQHTDATQAHHQNGALR is encoded by the coding sequence ATGAGTGCCATCAGCCACGCACCGGCCCCCGAGGACACCGCCGTCCGGGTCCGCGACCTGACCAAGCGGTACGGCGACAAGACCGTTCTCGACCGGATCGACTTCGACATCCCGAAAGACGTGATCTGCGGCCTGTTCGGCCGAAACGGTTCGGGCAAGACCACCATCATGTCGATCCTCACCGCCCAGAACTTCGCCGATTCCGGGCGCGCAGAGGTCTTCGGTGCGGAGGCCTACGAGAATCCCGCTGTACTGCAGCGGATGTGCTTTGTCCGGGAGAGCCAGAAGTATCCGGACGACGCCAAGCCCAAGCACGCCTTCGCCATCGCCGAACTGTTCTTCCCGAACTGGAGCAGCGAGCTCGCCGAGCGTCTGATCGACGACTTCCGTCTTCCGATGAACACGCGGATCAAGAAGCTCTCCCGCGGACAGTTGTCCGCCGTCGGAGTGATCATCGGATTGGCGTCGCGTGCCGACGTGACCTTCTTCGACGAGCCCTACCTCGGGCTGGATGCGGTGGCGCGGCAGATCTTCTACGACCGCCTGCTCGCCGACTACGCCGAACACCCGCGCACGGTGGTGATCTCCAGTCACCTGATCGACGAGATCTCGAACCTGATCGAACAGGTCCTCGTGGTCGACGACGAGCACATCGTCGTCAACGAATCCGTCGACGCACTGCGCGAGCGCGCGTTCAGCGTGGTCGGCGCCGAGTCCGTCGTCGACGAGTTCGTCACCGGCCGCGAAGAACTTCACCGCGAGCGCCTCGGCCCCGTCGCGTCGGTCACCGTACTCGGCTCCCTCAGCGACGACGAGCGGCGGCGCCTCGCCGCGGCGGGCCTCACCACCGCGCCGGTCGCTCTGCAGGAGTTGATCGTGCGGCTCACCCAGCACACGGATGCCACGCAGGCCCACCACCAGAA
- a CDS encoding DUF1707 SHOCT-like domain-containing protein, translating to MTSQPQHGRYYPAPIGNEQRAAIRASNADREEAHAFLSAAMSVGALTPEEYTDRAGTALAAVTLADLDTLCADLPMDRLTAAVAEVTPNQTRISRSGASPVTRAVAIMSGSEISGGAVVGSRLTAFSLMGGVDIDLREVEFTAPVLEITATAIMGGVDIVVPSDVTVEVHGSGIMGGFSGKAAGPGRPGAPRIVIRGFALMGGVETRRKERGEHSGPRRPN from the coding sequence GTGACGTCCCAACCGCAGCACGGCAGGTACTACCCGGCCCCGATCGGGAACGAGCAGCGTGCGGCGATCCGTGCGAGCAACGCCGATCGCGAGGAGGCGCACGCCTTCCTGTCGGCGGCGATGAGCGTGGGGGCGCTGACTCCCGAGGAGTACACCGACCGCGCGGGGACCGCGCTGGCGGCGGTGACCCTCGCCGATTTGGACACGCTCTGCGCCGACCTGCCGATGGACCGGCTGACCGCGGCGGTGGCCGAGGTGACCCCGAACCAGACGAGGATCAGCAGGTCCGGCGCCTCACCGGTGACACGTGCGGTGGCGATCATGTCCGGCAGCGAGATCAGCGGCGGAGCCGTCGTCGGCAGCCGGTTGACCGCGTTCTCCCTGATGGGTGGTGTCGACATCGACCTTCGCGAGGTGGAGTTCACCGCGCCGGTCCTGGAGATCACCGCCACGGCGATCATGGGCGGCGTGGACATCGTCGTGCCGTCCGACGTGACCGTCGAGGTCCACGGTTCGGGAATCATGGGCGGCTTCTCCGGCAAGGCCGCCGGGCCCGGCCGGCCCGGCGCGCCGCGGATCGTCATCCGCGGTTTCGCCCTGATGGGCGGCGTCGAGACCAGGCGCAAGGAGCGCGGCGAGCACAGCGGTCCCCGCCGCCCGAACTGA
- a CDS encoding YchJ family protein has product MNLDERCPCHSGDPFGACCGRYLAGAGGAPAPTAQALMRSRYTAFALGDVAHLLDTWHPSTRPGSLDLEPDRRWLHLSVESCSGGGPFDSDGTVCFTAVYRAPGGRGELHERSRFVRENGRWYYVDGDVG; this is encoded by the coding sequence ATGAACCTGGACGAGCGGTGTCCGTGCCACAGCGGGGACCCGTTCGGAGCGTGCTGTGGGCGATACCTCGCCGGTGCAGGGGGCGCGCCCGCCCCGACCGCACAAGCGCTGATGCGCAGCCGCTACACGGCCTTCGCGCTCGGCGACGTCGCACATCTCCTCGACACTTGGCACCCGAGTACGCGACCGGGCTCGCTGGACCTGGAGCCGGACCGGCGATGGCTGCACCTGAGCGTCGAGTCGTGTTCTGGCGGTGGGCCTTTCGACTCCGACGGCACCGTGTGCTTCACCGCGGTCTACCGCGCACCCGGCGGCCGGGGCGAACTTCACGAGCGCAGCCGATTCGTCCGGGAGAACGGTCGCTGGTACTACGTCGACGGCGACGTGGGCTGA
- a CDS encoding GntR family transcriptional regulator: MIDEGRALFQQIADHVADSIIDGALAEETRAPSTNELAAFYRINPATAAKGINLLVDRGVLYKRRGIGMFVATGARDLLRRERQESFAVRYLDPLLTEAARLGLDPQDVIDLIRDRRPAGGSIREEQQ; the protein is encoded by the coding sequence ATGATCGATGAAGGACGGGCGCTCTTCCAGCAGATCGCCGATCACGTCGCCGACTCGATCATCGACGGCGCCCTCGCCGAGGAGACCCGGGCGCCATCCACCAACGAGCTCGCGGCGTTCTACCGGATCAACCCCGCGACCGCCGCCAAGGGCATCAACCTGCTGGTCGACAGGGGCGTGCTCTACAAGCGCCGCGGAATCGGGATGTTCGTCGCCACCGGCGCACGCGATCTGCTGCGCCGGGAACGCCAGGAATCCTTCGCCGTCCGATACCTCGACCCCCTGCTCACCGAGGCCGCGCGCCTCGGCCTGGACCCGCAGGACGTGATCGACCTGATCCGCGACCGCCGCCCCGCCGGCGGTTCCATCCGAGAGGAGCAGCAATGA
- a CDS encoding sigma 54-interacting transcriptional regulator, producing MASETAYDTEKTTAPTAATVGELRASGHVQRDVRDEIRHNLLADLRAGIDPWAGIVGFESTVVPQLERALIAGHDVVLLGERGQGKTRLLRSLTNLLDEWTPVIAGSELDEHPFEPILPESIRRAGELGDDLPIAWRHRSERYSEKLATPDTSVADLVGDIDPMKVAAGRSLGDPETIHFGLIPRAHRGLIVINELPDLAERIQVAMLNVMEERDIQVRGYNLRLPLDVLVMASANPEDYTNRGRIITPLKDRFGAEIRTHYPLELDDEVDVIEQEADLVATVPSFLIEILARFTRYLREHPSIDQRSGVSARFSIAGAETVAAAALHRAAVTGEEIAVARPVDLESVVEVLRGKVEFESGEEGRELEILEYLLRKATADAVRADLGGLDLRRLVERLESGDAVLTGDRVPAAEVIAALGDDDAVTAVLDDLAAKLDVDEAELASALEFALEGLFLARRIGKEPDERGRTVYRVESPDDDDD from the coding sequence GTGGCATCCGAGACTGCGTACGACACCGAGAAGACCACCGCTCCCACCGCCGCGACCGTCGGCGAACTGCGCGCCTCCGGTCACGTCCAGCGCGACGTGCGCGACGAGATCCGGCACAACCTGCTCGCCGACTTGCGGGCCGGAATCGATCCGTGGGCGGGGATCGTCGGCTTCGAGTCGACGGTGGTTCCGCAGCTCGAGCGGGCGCTGATCGCCGGGCACGACGTGGTGCTCCTCGGCGAGCGCGGCCAGGGCAAGACCAGGCTGCTCCGCTCGCTGACCAACCTCCTCGACGAGTGGACGCCGGTGATCGCCGGCTCCGAACTCGACGAGCACCCCTTCGAGCCGATCCTCCCGGAGTCGATCCGGCGCGCCGGCGAACTCGGCGACGACCTCCCGATCGCCTGGCGGCACCGCAGCGAACGGTACAGCGAGAAGCTGGCCACCCCGGACACCTCGGTGGCCGATCTGGTCGGCGACATCGACCCGATGAAGGTGGCGGCCGGCCGCAGCCTCGGTGATCCGGAGACCATCCACTTCGGCCTGATCCCGCGCGCGCACCGCGGCCTCATCGTGATCAACGAGCTGCCCGACCTCGCCGAGCGCATCCAGGTCGCCATGCTGAACGTGATGGAGGAGCGCGACATCCAGGTTCGCGGCTACAACCTGCGGCTCCCGCTCGACGTGCTGGTCATGGCCAGCGCCAACCCGGAGGACTACACCAACCGCGGCCGCATCATCACCCCGCTCAAGGACCGTTTCGGCGCCGAGATCCGCACCCACTATCCGCTGGAGCTCGACGACGAGGTGGACGTGATCGAGCAGGAGGCAGATCTGGTGGCGACGGTGCCGTCGTTCCTGATCGAGATCCTCGCCCGGTTCACCCGCTACCTGCGCGAGCATCCGTCCATCGACCAGCGCTCCGGCGTCTCGGCGCGCTTCTCGATCGCCGGTGCGGAGACGGTTGCCGCCGCGGCGCTGCATCGCGCCGCGGTGACCGGCGAGGAGATCGCGGTGGCCCGCCCGGTCGACCTGGAGTCGGTGGTGGAGGTGCTGCGCGGCAAGGTGGAGTTCGAGTCCGGCGAAGAGGGTCGGGAGTTGGAGATCCTCGAGTACCTGCTGCGCAAGGCCACCGCGGACGCGGTGCGCGCCGACCTGGGCGGTCTGGACCTGCGCCGGCTGGTGGAGCGGCTGGAGTCCGGCGACGCGGTGCTCACCGGCGACCGTGTCCCCGCGGCCGAGGTGATCGCCGCGCTGGGCGACGACGACGCGGTGACCGCCGTGCTCGACGACCTCGCCGCCAAACTCGACGTCGACGAGGCCGAGCTGGCCAGCGCCCTGGAGTTCGCCCTGGAGGGGCTCTTCCTGGCGCGGCGCATCGGCAAGGAGCCCGATGAGCGCGGCCGCACCGTGTACCGCGTCGAGAGTCCCGACGATGACGACGACTAG